Proteins encoded in a region of the Quercus lobata isolate SW786 chromosome 8, ValleyOak3.0 Primary Assembly, whole genome shotgun sequence genome:
- the LOC115955857 gene encoding pentatricopeptide repeat-containing protein At3g58590: MYFHGHFLEHHQRLLQLLQACTTIPSVRRTKPLHGLTITMGSIPNQPIFPYNNIISQYVSVGKLSVARKIFEKMPQRNVVSYNTIISAYSRSGDVEEAWNMFSEMRDCGFRPTQFTLGGLFSCEALDLCRSVQLQALVIKNGLFVADAFVGTTLLGLFGRHGCVEEAVLAFKDMPWKSLVTWNSMLSLFGRHGFVEDCMSLFCELMKVETALSASSFVGVLSVFSCQKDLEFGEQIHGLVIKNGFDCEVSVVNSLINMYAKCTCICLAEKIFEMVPIHDVVSWNTIIAAVAKDERPGKAMELFLEMCVSGVSPSQATFVSVINSCTNLGILVFGDFIHAKTIKNAFESDVCVGSALVDFYAKCDKLEDAHCCFDEIYEKNVVSWNALILGYSNKCSSTSIFLLREMLRLGYQPNEFSFSGVLRSSLALELQQLHGLTIRMGYLNNEYVSSCLVTSYAKSGLIVDALIFVTASNNPLPVVPSNIIAGIYNRSGQYNETLKLLSLLEEPDIVSWNIVLAACARNNYHKEVFELFKHMHMVHIHPDNYTFVSLLSACAKLCNLALGSSVHSVMIKTDFNRCDTFVCNVLIDMYGKCGSLESSVKIFDKMTSRNIITWTAMISALGLHGYAHEALGRFREMELWGFKPDRMALIAVLTACRHGGLVREGMELFERMRRSYGVEPEMDHYHCVVDLLAKYGHIREAEKMIASMPFPPDAIIWRSFLAGCMRQGTAKDQPVGHKKFG; this comes from the coding sequence ATGTACTTCCATGGACATTTCCTCGAACACCACCAACGTCTCCTTCAACTACTTCAAGCATGCACAACCATTCCATCTGTCCGAAGAACAAAACCTCTCCATGGGCTTACCATCACAATGGGGTCTATACCAAACCAACCCATTTTTCCCTACAACAACATCATCTCTCAGTATGTGTCAGTCGGGAAACTATCAGTTGCACGTaagatatttgaaaaaatgCCTCAACGAAATGTAGTCTCGTATAATACTATAATTAGTGCTTATAGTAGATCTGGGGATGTAGAGGAAGCTTGGAATATGTTTTCTGAGATGAGGGATTGTGGATTCAGGCCAACCCAGTTCACATTGGGTGGGTTATTCTCATGTGAGGCATTGGATCTTTGTCGCAGTGTTCAGTTGCAGGCATTGGTGATAAAGAATGGACTATTTGTTGCCGATGCTTTTGTAGGGACAACTTTATTGGGTTTATTTGGGAGGCATGGTTGTGTGGAAGAAGCAGTTCTTGCATTTAAAGATATGCCTTGGAAGAGCTTGGTGACATGGAATTCAATGTTGTCTTTGTTTGGACGTCATGGGTTTGTTGAGGATTGCATGTCTTTGTTCTGTGAACTCATGAAGGTGGAGACTGCTTTGTCTGCAAGTTCTTTTGTGGGTGTTTTGTCTGTATTTTCGTGCCAAAAAGATTTGGAATTTGGGGAACAAATACATGGTTTAGTGATTAAAAATGGATTTGATTGTGAAGTTTCTGTTGTGAACTCTCTTATCAATATGTATGCAAAATGCACTTGCATATGCTTGGCAGAGAAAATCTTTGAGATGGTGCCCATTCATGATGTTGTATCATGGAATACAATCATTGCTGCAGTGGCAAAAGATGAGAGACCTGGAAAAGCAATGGAGCTCTTTCTGGAAATGTGTGTAAGTGGAGTTTCACCTAGCCAAGCCACATTTGTAAGTGTTATTAACTCTTGTACAAATTTGGGGATTTTAGTATTTGGAGATTTCATCCATGCTAAAACAATAAAGAACGCTTTTGAATCTGATGTTTGTGTAGGTAGTGCATTGGTTGACTTTTATGCTAAATGTGATAAATTGGAAGATGCCCATTGTTGTTTTGATGAGATTTATGAGAAGAATGTGGTCTCTTGGAATGCGCTGATTTTGGGTTACTCGAATAAATGCTCTTCCACTTCTATATTTTTACTGCGAGAAATGTTGCGATTGGGTTACCAACCTAACGAGTTCTCATTTTCTGGTGTTCTTAGGTCATCATTGGCTTTGGAATTACAGCAGCTTCATGGCTTAACTATAAGAATGGGCTACCTGAATAATGAGTATGTATCAAGCTGTCTTGTTACGTCGTATGCCAAAAGCGGTCTCATAGTTGATGCCCTGATCTTTGTCACTGCTTCTAACAATCCACTCCCTGTTGTCCCCTCTAACATCATTGCAGGAATTTATAACAGGTCTGGCCAATACAATGAAACACTAAAGTTGCTTTCTCTCCTCGAAGAACCGGACATTGTATCTTGGAACATTGTGCTTGCAGCTTGTGCTCGTAACAATTATCACAAAGAGGTTTTTGAGCTTTTCAAACACATGCACATGGTTCACATCCATCCAGATAATTACACATTTGTTAGCCTTTTGAGTGCGTGTGCTAAACTTTGCAACCTTGCTTTAGGAAGTTCTGTTCACAGTGTTATGATAAAGACAGATTTCAATCGCTGCGACACATTTGTTTGCAATGTTTTAATTGATATGTATGGGAAATGTGGGTCTCTTGAAAGTTCAGTGAAAATCTTTGATAAAATGACAAgtagaaatatcatcacatggACAGCTATGATATCTGCTCTTGGACTTCACGGTTATGCTCATGAGGCATTAGGAAGGTTCAGAGAAATGGAGTTGTGGGGGTTTAAGCCTGATAGGATGGCTCTCATTGCAGTTCTTACGGCATGCAGACATGGTGGGTTAGTGAGAGAAGGGATGGAGTTGTTTGAGCGAATGAGAAGAAGTTATGGGGTTGAACCTGAAATGgatcattaccattgtgtggtGGATTTGCTCGCTAAGTATGGACATATTAGGGAAGCAGAGAAAATGATTGCCAGCATGCCTTTTCCACCAGATGCCATTATATGGCGTAGTTTCCTTGCAGGTTGTATGAGACAAGGAACTGCAAAGGATCAACCCGTGGgacataaaaaatttggatgA